Within the Dehalococcoidia bacterium genome, the region CTCCGCCACGCGAGCATCGTGCGCGTGATGCCGAACACGCCGGCGGCCGTCGGCGAGGGGATCAGCGTGTGGATCGCGACGCCGGAGGTCGAAGCGGCCACGCGGGAGCAAGTCGCTTCGATCCTGAGCGCGATGGGCCGCGAGATCTACGTCGACGACGAGAAGTATCTCGACATGGCGACCGCGCTGTCGGCCAGCGGTCCGGGCTTCATCTTTTTGTTGCTGGAGGCGTTCATCGATGCGGGCGTACACGTCGGGTTCAAGCGCAACGTCGCGGAGATGCTCGCGCTGCAGACATTCATCGGCTCGGTGAAGTATGCGGAGGCGACGGGCAAGCACCCGGCGGCGCTCCGCAACGAGGTGACCTCGCCGGCGGGCACGACGGCGGCGGGGCTGATCGCCCTGGAGTCGGCGGGGATCCGCGGCGCGATCATCGATGCGGTCGAGGCGGCGTACGAGCGGTCGAAGGAGCTGGGGGCCTAGATGTTCTTCGGGGGCGGCTGTGTCGATGACGCGACGAGCACGGCACAGGTGATCTGTCTTTTCTTCAACCTCCTAGTCGTCGCCGTGTTCATACGCGTGCTGCTGAGCTGGTTCAACCTCGACCCGTCCAACCCGATGGTCCAGGCGCTCCATGCCATCACGGAGCCGATCCTGGACCCGATCAGGCGCATCTTGCCGCGGATCGGCATGTTCGACATCTCGCCGATCGTCACGCTGATCCTGCTGCGGGTGGTGTCGATCGCGCTGCAACAGATGGTGATCGACGGCGGCTTCTAGGCCGCAATGCGGCTGCAACGGTAGCCCTCGCAGCCAACATAATTGCGAAGCCTTATACGCGAATGGCCCGCTATACTTCAACGAGAGCCGCACGGAAGCACCGATTTCAGGCTTGTCCGTTGTTCCGGATGTCCACCCCTCGTTTGCCGGCCCTCCTTGCGGATCATCTCGCATCGTCTCCCTCCCGGACGGCCGTGCCGGGCACAGCTGGAAAGGGCGCCGCATGGCGGACCGCCGTCTCGACGAACTGGCCGTAAACACGATCCGCACGCTCGCGATCGACGCGGTGCAGAAGGCCAATTCCGGGCACCCAGGCGCGCCGATGGGCGCCGGCCTGATGGCGTACGTGCTGTGGGACCGCTTTCTGAAGCACAATCCTGCCGACCCCAGGTGGTTCGACCGCGACAGATTCGTGCTGTCGGCGGGGCACGCTTCGATGCTGCTGTACAGCCTCTTGCACCTGACGGGGTACGGCGTTTCGCTCGACGACATCAAGAACTTCCGTCAATGGCTGAGCCCGACGGCGGGGCACCCCGAAAAGGGACTGGCGCCCGGCATCGAGACGACGACGGGGCCTTTGGGGCAGGGGTTCGGGGCGTCGGTCGGGATGGCGATGGCTGAGCGATTCCTGGCCGCGACGTTCAACCGGCCCGGTCACGAGATCGTCGACCACTACACGTACGTGCTAGTGAGCGACGGCGACATGATGGAAGGCATCTCCCACGAGTCGGCGTCGCTTTCCGGACACCAGCGCCTCGGCAAGCTGATCCTGCTGTACGACGCGAACGAGGTCTCGCTCGACGGTCCGACGAGCCTGTCGTTCAGCGAGGACGTCGGCAAGCGGTTCGAGGCGTACGGCTGGCACGTGCAGCAGATCGACGGGATGGACTACGACGCTGTCGATGGCGCGATTTGCGCGGCGCAGGGCGACGATCGCCCTTCGATCATCGTCGCGCAGACGCACATCGGCTACGGCAGCCCGAACAAGCAGGACAGCAGCGCGGCGCACGGCAACCCGCTGGGCGCCGACGAGGTGAAGCTCACCAAGCGCAACTACGGCTGGCCCGAGGACCGCGAGTTTTACATCCCGGACGAGGCGCTCGCGCACTTCCGCAAGGCGCTTGAGCGCGGCGCGCAGTGGCAGCGCGATTGGGACCGGCGCTTCGAAGCGTACAGCCGCGCATTCCCCGATGAGTCGGCGACGCTCAGGCGCGCGATCACCGGAGAACTGCCTTCCGGATGGGATCAGGCGCTCCCTTCGTTCTCGGCCGCAGACAAGCCGATGGCGACGCGCGCGGCATCGGGCAACGTGCTGAACGCGATCGCGGACGCGCTGCCGCTGCTCGTCGGAGGCTCGGCCGACCTCGCCGAATCGAACGGCACGCTGCTCAAGGACAAGCCGAACATGACCGTGGACGAACCCGGCGGGCGCAACGTCTACTACGGCGTGCGCGAGCACGCGATGGGCGGCGCGCTCAACGGCATGGCGGCGCACGGCGGCGTCATCCCGTATGGCGGCACGTTCCTGGTGTTTTCCGACTACAATCGCCCGGCGATACGCATCGCGGCGCTCAGCGAATTTCGGTCCATCTTCGTCTTCACGCACGATAGCGTCGGCCTCGGCGAAGACGGGCCGACGCATCAGCCGATCGAACACCTGATGGCGCTGCGGGCGATGCCGCACCTGCAGGTCCTGCGGCCCGGCGATGCGAACGAGACGGCGTACGCGTGGAAGGCGGCGATCGAGCATCGCGGCCCGAGCGCCCTCGCGCTCTCGCGGCAGGCACTTCCCGTACTCCAAGCGACCACAAACGGGCGGGCGCAGGGCGTGCTGCGGGGTGCATACGTACTCAGCGATGCGCCTGAAGGCCGCATCGACGCGATCATCATCGCAACCGGCAGCGAGTTGTCGGTCGCGGTCGAGGCGCAGGCGCTGCTCGGGGAGCAGGGCGTACACGCGCGCGTCGTGAGCATGCCGTGCTGGGAACTCTTCGAGAAGCAGGACGAAGCGTATCGTAACGACGTGCTGCCTGCGGGTGTCCGTGCGCGCGTGTCCGTCGAGGCGGGCGAGACGCTTGGATGGCAGCGCTGGGTTGGTGACGACGGCGACATTATCGGCATCCACAACCGGTTCGGGGCGTCGGCGCCGGGCGCGACGGTGCTCAAGAACTTCGGGTTCACGGCGGAGAACGTGGCGAAGCGCGTCGGCGCGCTCGTCGAGCGGCTGAGCGGGGTGCGAGCATGACGCTGCGGATCGCCGTGGCCGCGGATCACGCGGGATTTCCGCTCAAGCAGCGCGTGATCGACGAGGTCAAGCGCTGCGGCGCGACGCCGCTCGACCTGGGCACGAACAGCGCCGAGCCTGTGGATTATCCGGACTTCGCGGAAGCGGTGGGGCGGGCGATCCAGCAGGGGAATGCTGACCGCGGTATCGTGATCTGCGGCAGTGGCGTCGGCGCGGCGATCGCGGCGAGTAAGATGATCGGCATCCGCTCCAGCGTCTGCCACGATACGTACTCGGCGCACCAGGGCGTCGAGCACGACAATATGAACGTGTTGTCGATCGGAGCGCGCATCATCGGTCCCGAACTGGTCGCCGAAGTCGTGCGGGCGTTCGTCGCAGCGGAGTTCTCCGGCGATGAGCGGCATGTGCGGCGGCTGGAGAAGGTGATGGCGATGGAGGCGGGCGGCATCGGAGCGAAGGAGAAGGTGTAATGGCGAATGCGGTACGCGAACTCTACGACAAGCAACGGCAGGCGCCGTGGCTCGACTTTATTCGGCGGAACATGCTCAATGACGGCGGTCTGCGGAGATACGTCGAAGAGGACGGGATCCGCGGCGTTACCGCCAACCCGACGATCTTCGAGAAGGCGATCGGCGCTGCCGACGACTACGACGAGCAGATCGCGCAGTTGGTGCGCGAGGGCGTCAAGCCCGAGGAGATGTTCGAGCACGTCGCGGTGACGGACATCTCGCACGCGGCGGACATCCTGCGGCCGGTATACGACTCTTCGGGCGGCTCCGATGGCTTCGTGAGCATCGAGGTGTCGCCGGACAAGGCGTTCCAGACGCAGGCCACGATCGAGGAAGTCGAACGCTGGTGGCGGCTCATCGACCGGCCGAACCTGATGGTGAAGATCCCGGCCACCGACGAAGGGCTGCCGGCGATCGAGCAGTGCATCGCGGACGGCGTGAACATCAATATCACGCTGATCTTCGCGATCGAGTTTCATGAGCGGGTGATGGAAGCGTACGTGCGCGGGCTCGAGCGGCGCATCGAAGAGGGCCAGGACGTGCGCGACTCGAACTCCGTCGCAAGCTTCTTCGTCAGCCGCGTCGACACCGCCGTCGACAAGCTGCTCGATGCGAAGATTGAAGCTGCGACGAGCGAGGCGGAGCGCGAGAAGCTGCGCTCGCTGCTGGGCAAAGGGGCGGTGGCGAACGCGAAGGTAGCCTATCGCAAGTTCCAGGGCGTCTTCGGCTCCGAGCGCTTCAAGAAGCTCCAGGCGAAGGGCGCGAAGGTGCAGCGGCCGCTGTGGGCGAGCACCGGCACAAAGAACGCCGCGTACAGCGACATCCTGTACGTGCAAGAGCTGATCGGGCCCGACACGGTGAACACGATGCCGCCGCAAACGATCGATGCGTTCCGCGACCACGGGGTCGTCCGGCGCACTGTCGACGAGCGCTACGAGGACGCCGAGCGCGTGCTTGCGGACCTGGCGGAGGTTAACATTTCCATAAAGGACGTGACCGATCAACTCCAGCAGGAAGGCGTGGAATCGTTCTCGACGTCGTTCCGCGGGATCAGTGAGACCACGGCGCGGAAGGCCGCAGAGATTGCCCGGAAGGTGAGCGCGGCGTGAAGTTCGAGCTCGGCCGCCATGGAGAAGCGGTCGAGCGGCGCATCCAACAACTGGTCAGCGAAGGCGCCGCCGCCCGAATCTGGCGCCGCGATGCGGCGTTCTGGGGCGGCGATCCCGCACGCGCCGCGTCGGTCGCGAACCGGCTCGGTTGGCTCGATGTGGCGCGAGACATGCACGAGCGCGTCGAGACGATCGAGCGGTTTGCCGCGGAAGTCCGTGACGCTGGCTTCACATCGGCGGTACTGCTCGGGATGGGCGGCAGTTCGTTGGCGCCCGAGGTGCTGCGTCAGAGCGTCGAGCGCGACGAGACGTATCCGACGCTGCACGTGCTCGACACGACGGACCCGGCGTCGATCCTTGCCGTCCACTCGCAGGTCGATCTGGCGGGGACGCTGTTCTTCGTCTCGTCGAAGTCGGGCGGGACGATCGAACCGAACGTGCTCTTCGCGTATTTCTACGAGCAGGTCCGCGCTGCGCTGACTGATGGAACGCCGGGCGCCAACTTCGTCGCGATCACCGACGAAGGCTCGCCGCTCGCCGAGGTGGCGCGCACGAATGAGTTTCGCCGAATCTTCGCGAACCCTTCGGACATTGGCGGCCGCTACTCGGCGCTGTCGTACTTCGGCCTGGTGCCCGCTGCCGCGTCGGGCATCGACGTCCGGCGCTTGCTCGAGCGCGCACTGGCCGCCATGGACGAAGCGCGCGTGGATGACAGTGCCGCGCTTCGTCTCGGCGCCATGCTCGGCGAATTCGCCCGTGAGGGGCGGGACAAGGCGACGTTCCTTGTGTCGCCGGAGATCGCCTCGTTCGGGCTGTGGCTCGAGCAGTTGATCGCCGAGAGCACGGGCAAAGAGGGTGCGGGCATCCTGCCCGTTGCCGGCGAGCCTGGGGGGTCGCCGCTGAAGTACGGCGACGACCGCGTGTTCATCGAATTGCGGTTCGAGGGCGGCTACGACGCCGAGGTCGATGCGCTCACGGGCGCGTTGATCGCCGAAGGCTTTCCGGTCGCCGTCATCGAGTTGGAGGACGGCTACGACCTTGCATCGGAGATGTTTCGGTGGGAGTTCGCCGTCGCGGTCGCCGGACAGGTGCTGGGCATCAACCCGTTCGATGAGCCAAACGTGCAGGAATCGAAGGACAACACGACGCGCGGGCTGGCGGAGTTCGCATCACGCGGGACGCTCGACGTCGCAGGCATCGACGGCGGATCGCCGATGGCGCTGACGCCCGGCCGCGAACCCGACCGCGATGTGCTGCACGCCTTGCAATCGCTCCTCGCGCGCATCGGCGAGCGGGATTACTTCGCCATCACGGCGTATCTGCAACAGACGCCGGGATCCGACGAGGTCTTCGCAGACATGCGGACGGTGGTGCGCGATGCGCTCGGCTGCGCGACGACGCTCGGCTACGGGCCGCGCTTCCTGCATTCCACCGGTCAGCTTCACAAGGGCGGGCCGCCGGCCGGCGTCTTCCTGGAGGTGACGGCCACCGACGTTCGAGACATCGAGGTGCCGGGGAAGGAGTACACGTTCGGACAGCTCAAACGAGCACAGGCGATCGGCGATTTCGAATCGCTGGTGGCGCACGGGCGGCCGGTGCTTCGAGTACATCTGGGGACTGACATCGATGCGGGGCTCGCGACGCTACGGACGGCCGTCCGAACCGCGCTGCGGCAGCCGGCAGCAGGCGGACGGAGGTAGCGCATGGACATCGGCATGATCGGCCTGGGGCGGATGGGCGCGAACATGACGCAGCGGCTGCTGGCGGGCGGTCACCGCGTGGTGGTTACGGACCTGAACCCGGATGCCATCGCGCAAGCGGTGACGGAGGGCGCTGTGGCCGCTCCTACGCTCGATGACATGGTGGCGGCGCTTTCGCCCCGGCGCGCGATCTGGATGATGGTGCCGGCCGGTCAGCCTGTCCAGGACACCGTCGACACGCTGGCGTCGAAGCTTTCGCCGGGAGACGTTCTTATCGATGGCGGCAATTCTAACTACCACGACTCGATGCAACGGGCGGAGCAACTTGCTGCGCAGGGGATCGAGTACGTCGACGCGGGGACGAGCGGCGGTATCTGGGGGCTGACGGAAGGGTTCTGTCTCATGGTTGGCGCATCGCCCGAGGCATTCGCGCAGATCGAGCCGGTGCTACGGACGCTGGCGCCAGCCGACGGTTACGCGCACGTTGGGCCGAGCGGCGCCGGGCACTTCACGAAGATGGTCCACAACGGCATCGAGTACGGGATGATGGCGGCGTACGGCGAAGGCTTCGAGTTGCTCGCGGGCTCGCCGTTCGAACTCGACCTGCACCAGATCTCGGCGCTCTGGAACCATGGTTCCGTTGTGCGGTCCTGGCTGCTCGAGTTGACGGAGCGCGCCTTCGACGGCGATCCGCGTCTCGAACGCGTCCGCGGCTTCGTCGACGACTCCGGGGAGGGGCGCTGGACCGTCGAGGAGGCGATCGATCAGCGAGTGCCGCTGCCGATCATCACGCTTTCCTTGATGCGGCGATTCTCTTCGCGCCAGGAGATGTCGTTTTCGGCGAAGGTGCAGGCGGCGTTGCGCAACGAGTTCGGCGGCCACGCCGTGCGCTCGCAGGGCGATGGATCGGCGGCGCCGTGACGGCAGCGACAGACCTTCGCGAGAACCCGCTGCGACAGGGACTGCGCCTGCCGCGCACGCCGCAGCCATGCGCGGTCGTCGTCTTCGGCGCCACGGGCGACCTGACATCACGAAAGCTGATGCCGGCGCTTTACAACCTCGTGCGCGAAGGCATGGTGCGGGGTGGACTCTCCGTCGTCGGATTCGCGCGGCGTGACTGGTCGGACGAGCAGTTCCGCGCGGTGATGAAAGAAGCCATCACGACGTACTCCCGCGAGCCGCTGCAGGAGGACATCTGGGATAGCTTCGCGCGGTCCCTGCACTACGTCCCGGGCACGTTCGACGACCTCACCGCCTACCTGCGTCTCGGCGATCGGCTCAAAAAGCAGGATGAAGCGCACGGGACGGGCGGCAACCGGCTGTTCTACCTGGCGACGCCGCCCACGGCCTATGCGTCGATCGCGCAGCGCCTGGGGGAGGCGGGGCTGGTGCGGGGCAGCAGGACGGGCGGCTGGTCGCGGCTGGTCGTGGAGAAGCCGTTCGGACGCGACCTGGCCTCGGCGCGCGAGCTGGACCAGGCGCTCGGCATGGTGTTTCGCGAGCGGCAGATCTTCCGCATCGACCACTATCTCGGCAAGGAGACGGTGCAGAACATCCTCGTCTTTCGCTTCGGCAACGGGATCTTCGAGCCGATCTGGAACCGCCGGTACGTCGACCACGTGCAGGTGTCGGTCGCGGAGACGGTCGGCGTGGAAGGGCGCGGCGGATACTACGAAGAGGCGGGCGCACTTCGGGACATGGTGCAGAACCACCTGCTGCAGGTGCTGTCGTACGTGACGATGGAGCCGATCGCGTCGTTCCGTGGCGACTCCGTCCGCGACGAGAAGGCGAAGGTCTTCGAAGCGATCCGCGCGATTGACGACGTCTCGCGCGACACCGTACGCGGGCAATATTCGGCCGGCGCAATCCTCGGCAAGCAGGCGCCGGGATATCGCGAGGAGGACGGCGTGTCGCCGGCATCGAACGTCGAGACGTACGTGGCGATGAAGCTTCAGATTGATAACTGGCGCTGGGCCGACGTGCCGTTCTACCTGCGCACGGGCAAGCGCCTCCCCAAGCGCGCCACCGAAGTCGCGATCACGTTCAAGTCGGCGCCGCTCGAACTGTTCCGGCAGATCGCCGGCGAGGCTCCCGCGCCCAACTTGCTCGTGCTGCGCATCCAGCCGGATGAAGGGATCTCGCTGCGGTTCGGCGCGAAAGTGCCCGGCACACGCATGGACGTCCGCCCCGTGAACATGGACTTTCGCTATGGCTCGACGTTCAGCCAGGGGGCGCCTGAGGCGTACGAGCGGCTGCTCCTCGACGCGATGCTCGGCGACGCGACGTTGTTCACGCGTTGGGATGGCGTCGAGCTGGCGTGGGAGTTGCTGACGCCGGTGCTCGAGTCATGGTCGGCGGGCGCCCGTCAACTGGAACCGTACGAGGCCGGTAGCTGGGGGCCGGATGGCGCGCGTGAGCTGATTGAACGGGATGGACGCGAGTGGCACCGGATGTGAAACCGATCGAGCGGCTCGAGGTGCGGCCGATCGACGTCGATCCGGCGGCGATCGAGGACGAGTTTTCGCGCGTCTGGCGTGACGCGTCCGGTTCGGGCTACGACGAATCGAGCGTGCGGCTGCGCGTGCTCAACCTTGTCGCGATCGGCGGCGCGGATAAGGACGCCGAGCGCTTCGAGAGTGTCATGCAGGTCGTCCCGCGCAAGCACCCCTGTCGCGGCATCCTGGCGCTGACATCGGACGCGCGGCGTTCGGTGGACGCCACGATCTCAGCGCACTGCTTCCGCGAAGGCGGTTCCGTCGAGATCTGCTCGGAGGAGGTCGTGCTCACCGCGGGAAGCGCGCAACAGCGCGAACTGGCGTCGGCGGTGCTGGCGCTGCTCGTACCGGAGATCCCCGTCGCCGCGTGGCTCCTCGGGCGCGCCGAGATGACGTCGTATCTCACGTCGGAAGTGATCGAGGCCGCGGACGTGCTCCTGGCAGACTCCGGTGAAGGAGATCCGGGTGCAAACATACGCGCGCAGTTTGATCTGCGTGAGAAGCACGATGCCCGCATGTTTGACCTGGCATGGGGCCGCTCAGAGACCTGGCGCGAACTGACCGCGCAGTTCTTCGATGGCGATGACCGGCTGCAACAGCTCGAGCGCATCAAGGCGATCGAGATCCGCGGCTATCGCGGGCGCGCCTCCGCCGCGCCGATGCTGCTGGCGGGGTGGCTGGTCTCGCGCCTCGGATATTCACTCGCCGATCTGGACGGCGACGAAGAGGCACTCCGTGCGACGCTGTACGACGGCTCGCGCGGCGTCACGCTCAGCGTCGCTCCGGGCTGGGCGCCCGACGTGATGAGCGGGCTGCGCATCATCACCGACTCTGCGCGGTTCGAGCTGCAAGGCCACGAGCTGAGCCGCCATCTGCATGTCATCGAGCAATGGGGCGCGCACGAGGAGATGCGGCGCGCCGTCGATCATCCTGCGCTCGACGACGCGGCGCTGGTGATGCTCGGCCTGGACGGCAGCCCTGATCCGGAGATAAGCGTCGAAGCGGCGGCGGCCGCGCTGGCGCTCCTCGGCGGATAGCTACTCGTCGCGCAAGAAACCCCAGATGATGGTCATGAACTTGTCGAGCTGGTCGTGGTGTACCCAGTGGCCGGCGTCCATCACCAACTCCGTCTGGTAGTCGTGGAACGCGGACGCTTTGCCGTCGGCCTCGGGGTCGGACGCCCAGCTTTCCGAGCCGCGGATCAGGAGCACGGGGCACGTGATCTGGTTCCAGATCTCGCGCGCTTCGGCGATGTTGAACTCGTAGGGAGAGTGCAGCCGGACGTAGTTATCGAACTTCCAGCTCAATGTGCCGTCATCGTTCTGGCGTGCGCCGTGGATCGTGAGGTGCCGTGCCATGTCTTCGGTGAGGTGCGGATTTTCTTCGAGCATGCGTTTGACGGCGTCATCGGTGGACGCGTAGCGGCGAGGCTTGCGCAGATCGAACTCCTTCATGTGGCCGATCCAGTGGCGCATGCGCTGGGAAGCGGGCGTCGGCTCGCGCACGGGCGGCCCCAGGCCCTCGATCGCAACGACGCGCTTTACGGAGTCCGGGAAGACGCCGGCGTACTCGAGCGCGACGGCGCCGCCGAGCGAGTGGCCGATCACGGTGAGCGGGTCGCGGTCGATCTCCCGCGCGAGCATGGCGATGTCCAGGACGAACTCCGGCAGGCTGTACTGTCCGCCGACGGCCCAGGCGCTGTCCCCGTGACCGCGCAGGTCGGCGGCGTACACGCAGTAGCGGTCCTTGAGCTGGACGGCGACCTGGTCCCAGGTGCGGGCGTGGTCGCGGTTGCCATGAATGAGCAACAGCGGCGGATTCGCCTCGTCGCCCCAGACGGCGTAGTGCAGCTTGAGGCGCTGAGACCAGTAATATCGCGACTGCGGTCCGGACAAGGCACTTCCCCTTCGATACGCGGCAACGCTACGTGAGCGCCGGTATCACGGTCAATGCTGACCGCGAGTTCTCGAATGGCGATTCATGTGAGCGATGCCAAGAAGAAGGCCCGCGCATCGCGGGCCTTCGTGATCGTGTGCGGTGTGTGGCTAGCGGCTGCCACGCAGGCGCGGGTCGGCGATATCGCGGATGGCATCGCCCAGGAGGTTGAAGCCGAGCACGGTGAGCGTGATCGCCGCGCCGGGGAAGATCGCCGCCGGCAGGTGGTACGGCACGGTCTGCCGCGCGCGGTTGACGTCCTGTCCCCACGAAGCAGAGCTTGGAATGCCGAGCCCGAGGAACGACAGCGCGGCCTCCGCGAGGATGATCGCGCCCAACAGCGTCGTCATCACGATGATGCCGAGCGCGACGACGTTCGGCAGGATGTGCCGCAGCAACACGCGAGGCGCCGATGCGCCGCAGGCGCGAGCCGCCTCGACATACTGGTTGTTTTTCTCCGATAAGACGGTGCCGCGTACGACGCGCGTGACGCCCGGTATGACGGCCAGCATCAGCGCGAAGACGATCGTCGTGAACGACGGGCCGAGCGCCTGCGTGATGATCAACAGGAGCAGGAGCGCCGGGAACGCGATCGCCGCGTCGACCGTGCGCTGGATGAATGAGTCCGTGAAGCCGCCGAGATAGCCGGAAACGATGCCAAGAAGGATGCCGATCGAGCCGCCACCGAGCACCGAGATGAATGCCACGGACAGCGAGATGCGACTTCCCCAGACAATGCGGCTGAAGATGTCGCGCCCGGAGCGGTCCGTCCCGAACCAGTTGCTCGATGAAATAGGGTCGTTGACGCCGCCGGCGTTGATATCAGTAGCGGAGTACGGCGCGATGAACGGCGCGAACAGGGCCGCGACGGCGAACGCCAGGATGATAATCAGGCCCGCCGTGCCGAGCGGGTTCTGGCGGGCGAGGGTAGCCAGCTTGCGGAGGCGCTTGCCGATCGTCGGGCCGGCCAATCCGCGGTCGGTAAAGACGGCGGGAGAAGGGATCGCGGTCTCTTGGGACACGGCCTCTGCTCCTTACGAATACCGGATGCGGGGATCAAGCCAGGCGTAGCTGATGTCGACGACCAAGTTCAGCACGACGACGGTGACGCCGGCATAGAGCGTCATGGTCTGGACGACGGGAAAGTCCTTGCGGAAGAGCGACTCAAACGTGAACAGCCCCAACCCCGGCAGGGCGAAGATCTGCTCGACGATGATCGCGCCGCCGAGCAACCCCGAGACTTGCAGGCCAAGCACCGTCACCACCGGGATCAGCGAGTTCTTGAGTCCGTGGCGGACGATCGTCGTGCGTTCGCGGAGGCCCTTGGCGCGGGCGGTACGCATGTAATCCTGGCGCAGCACTTCGAGCAGGGATGAGCGGGTGAGGCGCATGACGCCTGCGGCGGAGCCGATCGCCAGCACCGCCGCAGGCGGAAGGAACTGCTTGAGGTTGCCGATTGGGTCTTCAGTGAGCGGAACGTGCTTCCCGAGTGGCGGCGCGTACCCCCACCACTCGAGCGGCAAGATCAGGACAAGCGTCGCGACCCAGAACGCGGGTACCGCCAGGCCGAAGATCGCCGTCACGCGTACGACGTAGTCCATCGCGGAGTTCTTCCAGATCGCCGATATCACTCCGGCGGGTATTCCTACGACCACGGTGATGATCAGCGTGAGGACCACCAGTTCGAGCGTGATCGGGAACCGGTTGACGATCGACTCGGAGACCGGCCGGAAGTTGACGATCGATGTCCCGAGGTCGCCCGTCAACACGCCGCCGAGCCAATCCCAGTACTGCTGGTAGTAGGGATCGTTCAGGCCCAGGCGCTCACGCTCCGCAGCGATACCCGCCGCGGTGCAGTTCAATCCGCACCTGAGTTCCGCCGCGTCGCTGCCCGGCACGATGCGCAACAGGAAGAACACCGTGACGGAGAGCACGAAGAGGATCAGGACGCCGATCAATAACCGCCGCAGAATGTACGTTTGCATAGGCTACAGGTCTAGCCACCAGTCGTTGAGGTACAGCGCGCTCGCGCCGATGCCCTCGGTGATGCCCTTGACGTAGGTCTGGTACAGCGTGAACGAGTAGGGGCTGACCAGCGGCAGGAACGTCGGACCCTTTTCGTAGATCATCTTCTGCAGGTCGTGCGAAGCGGAGATGAACTCCTCCGGGTCGACGATGCCCTTGACGCGGTCGATCTCGGCGTCGATTTCCGGGTACAGCGCGCCGACGCCCGCCGCATAGATCTTATTGCGCGCGGGCCCCTCGGAGTGCTGCCAGTCCATGTTGAACTCGGCGTACTCGTAGACCTGGTTGAGCGCCAGGTTGGAGTCGTAATCCAGGTTCGTGTAGCGGTCGAGCCACGTCGCGAACGCCAGCGGCTCCTCTTCGACGTCGAACCCGGCGTCCTTCATCTGCTGCAGCCAGATCGGCAGGTGGAGGTTGTGCTGCTCGATGGTCGACTCCGCCGGGTAACTGACCTTGATCTTGACCGTGTCGCTGCCGGTCGCCGCGTTGATCAGGCTCCTCGCCTCCGCGGGGTCGTAGCGCTGGTACTCCTCGAGATCGTCGCCGGAGAGCGCCAGGTCGCCGAGCGG harbors:
- the gnd gene encoding decarboxylating 6-phosphogluconate dehydrogenase, which translates into the protein MDIGMIGLGRMGANMTQRLLAGGHRVVVTDLNPDAIAQAVTEGAVAAPTLDDMVAALSPRRAIWMMVPAGQPVQDTVDTLASKLSPGDVLIDGGNSNYHDSMQRAEQLAAQGIEYVDAGTSGGIWGLTEGFCLMVGASPEAFAQIEPVLRTLAPADGYAHVGPSGAGHFTKMVHNGIEYGMMAAYGEGFELLAGSPFELDLHQISALWNHGSVVRSWLLELTERAFDGDPRLERVRGFVDDSGEGRWTVEEAIDQRVPLPIITLSLMRRFSSRQEMSFSAKVQAALRNEFGGHAVRSQGDGSAAP
- the zwf gene encoding glucose-6-phosphate dehydrogenase, producing MTAATDLRENPLRQGLRLPRTPQPCAVVVFGATGDLTSRKLMPALYNLVREGMVRGGLSVVGFARRDWSDEQFRAVMKEAITTYSREPLQEDIWDSFARSLHYVPGTFDDLTAYLRLGDRLKKQDEAHGTGGNRLFYLATPPTAYASIAQRLGEAGLVRGSRTGGWSRLVVEKPFGRDLASARELDQALGMVFRERQIFRIDHYLGKETVQNILVFRFGNGIFEPIWNRRYVDHVQVSVAETVGVEGRGGYYEEAGALRDMVQNHLLQVLSYVTMEPIASFRGDSVRDEKAKVFEAIRAIDDVSRDTVRGQYSAGAILGKQAPGYREEDGVSPASNVETYVAMKLQIDNWRWADVPFYLRTGKRLPKRATEVAITFKSAPLELFRQIAGEAPAPNLLVLRIQPDEGISLRFGAKVPGTRMDVRPVNMDFRYGSTFSQGAPEAYERLLLDAMLGDATLFTRWDGVELAWELLTPVLESWSAGARQLEPYEAGSWGPDGARELIERDGREWHRM
- a CDS encoding glucose-6-phosphate dehydrogenase assembly protein OpcA; this translates as MAPDVKPIERLEVRPIDVDPAAIEDEFSRVWRDASGSGYDESSVRLRVLNLVAIGGADKDAERFESVMQVVPRKHPCRGILALTSDARRSVDATISAHCFREGGSVEICSEEVVLTAGSAQQRELASAVLALLVPEIPVAAWLLGRAEMTSYLTSEVIEAADVLLADSGEGDPGANIRAQFDLREKHDARMFDLAWGRSETWRELTAQFFDGDDRLQQLERIKAIEIRGYRGRASAAPMLLAGWLVSRLGYSLADLDGDEEALRATLYDGSRGVTLSVAPGWAPDVMSGLRIITDSARFELQGHELSRHLHVIEQWGAHEEMRRAVDHPALDDAALVMLGLDGSPDPEISVEAAAAALALLGG
- a CDS encoding alpha/beta hydrolase, whose translation is MSGPQSRYYWSQRLKLHYAVWGDEANPPLLLIHGNRDHARTWDQVAVQLKDRYCVYAADLRGHGDSAWAVGGQYSLPEFVLDIAMLAREIDRDPLTVIGHSLGGAVALEYAGVFPDSVKRVVAIEGLGPPVREPTPASQRMRHWIGHMKEFDLRKPRRYASTDDAVKRMLEENPHLTEDMARHLTIHGARQNDDGTLSWKFDNYVRLHSPYEFNIAEAREIWNQITCPVLLIRGSESWASDPEADGKASAFHDYQTELVMDAGHWVHHDQLDKFMTIIWGFLRDE
- a CDS encoding ABC transporter permease is translated as MSQETAIPSPAVFTDRGLAGPTIGKRLRKLATLARQNPLGTAGLIIILAFAVAALFAPFIAPYSATDINAGGVNDPISSSNWFGTDRSGRDIFSRIVWGSRISLSVAFISVLGGGSIGILLGIVSGYLGGFTDSFIQRTVDAAIAFPALLLLLIITQALGPSFTTIVFALMLAVIPGVTRVVRGTVLSEKNNQYVEAARACGASAPRVLLRHILPNVVALGIIVMTTLLGAIILAEAALSFLGLGIPSSASWGQDVNRARQTVPYHLPAAIFPGAAITLTVLGFNLLGDAIRDIADPRLRGSR
- a CDS encoding ABC transporter permease; translated protein: MQTYILRRLLIGVLILFVLSVTVFFLLRIVPGSDAAELRCGLNCTAAGIAAERERLGLNDPYYQQYWDWLGGVLTGDLGTSIVNFRPVSESIVNRFPITLELVVLTLIITVVVGIPAGVISAIWKNSAMDYVVRVTAIFGLAVPAFWVATLVLILPLEWWGYAPPLGKHVPLTEDPIGNLKQFLPPAAVLAIGSAAGVMRLTRSSLLEVLRQDYMRTARAKGLRERTTIVRHGLKNSLIPVVTVLGLQVSGLLGGAIIVEQIFALPGLGLFTFESLFRKDFPVVQTMTLYAGVTVVVLNLVVDISYAWLDPRIRYS